The genomic DNA tattgtttcgaaaaaaggaataacaccgagtacaaaaaagttagaagcaatcatcaaatacccagctcccaaaaacgtgaaagaattgagctcatttctaggtttggctagctattacagaaagttcatcagggcttttgctgataaagcccacccactgacagcgctaacgagaaaatcagccgagtggaaatggggagaggaacaaagggacgcctttgattgtatcaagaactgtctcataactagacctatcctagggtatccagatttcacgcgcgaatttatcatctacacagatgcctcaggatacggtataggagcagtcttggctcagatgcaaactctacctcaatcagcggattcagcggagtccgacgtacaggaaccccgtgaatcagacggcgcggaagtcgtcatagcgtatagctctaaacatctgaacgaccgcgaagccaagtggtcaaccacagagaaagaggcttacgccatcatccacgcaattgacgtatttagaacgtatctatacggacgcagattcaccgtatttacagaccatagacctttagaatggttaatgagcaagacagaacccgcaggaagattagctagatgggcactaaaaatacaagaattcgacatcgtcattgggtaccggcctgggaagtcgcaccaaaatgcagacaccctaagccgtattcccatagtgccaatagcacgagtagaaacaagggcaatggaaagaggaactgtcacaagagagctagaaaatattcgaaaagaaggtgaaaatctaaaagaaaaactaaggattgaaagattaaagaaacaagaacagctggagaaagaaaacgaaagtattcaaaaagaaaacgaaagttttgagagggaaagtcaaaagaagagcgtaggtttcgaaagagaaattggtagtgaaagtaaaaggtctgagaaagaagacagatggatagaattacagcaagcagataaatattgtcaaaaactaatgatggaaatacaagaagatagtCAGAAAACagatagacaaggaaaattagtagtccctgtaccgttaatcgacggaattttacgagcaaatcatgatcacatgatggcagggcatttaggaatcgaaaaaacaatagccagacttagagaacaatacttcttcccatacatgcgacaaaacgtaacagaacacatcaaaaattgccttaaatgcgcaaaacgcaaggctgtgggaggaagtaaagcaccattgcaacctatgcccccagccgaaagggtgtgggaaagacttgcgatggatattgtgggtcccgttcaagaaagcgcaaagggacataagtatattttagtcctatcagattatgccagtcgtttcgtcttcacggttccaatgagagatcaaactgcccaaacaattgctacaatactggttaatgatatttatacaaaatatggatcccccgaagtagtactaacagatcaaggaactaatttcctgtcgagcttaatccaagatatttgcaaattatttaaaatcaaacaaatcagaacaacagcataccatccccagacagacggattagtagaacgatttatcagaaccctatgtgacatgttggcttgctacgtaacggatgaaccagaaaattgggacaaatatctaccacttgtcacatttgcttacaacacagcgaagcaatcaacactgcaacaaaacccattctttctattcttcgggagacaaccagtgctcccaaacgacatcaaaatagacaggcgatacgaaacatacgaggataccagtgtaatgtactcacaccaatggaagaaggctcagcaactagcgaaagaacacctatttcgggcacagacaaaacaaaaaagatattacgacaaaggaacacaagcgatcaaatataacattggtgactttgtgctactgaaagctccaccaactgccggaaaattcagattgccggagaaataggacctggagaaataggacccggagaattaggacccaatcatcaatcatattttgaagggtcctatttctccctcacaagggtcctatttctccatagtaatggtcctatttctccttgggaaATAGCCCTAAAGCCCGCTGTTGTAAAGGAAGAACCTGACggcttatgtagttttccgcactccaaaccacgttatcaattgctcgtgtaatcagtccatcataacttttttgtttgaattcatatttatattttttttgcatgattacacgcattatttattgctttacacagctcatgtataaaagttatatttatttttacacagtgtttgattttttgcccttgacctttcgttagtggcgtttccagtcctagtatcgccctcccccctggctgatatccttattccatgcgaattcccggagacgaggggcatgctttcccctaagtactccttaatacactgataaataataaaaaaaattatatatatataatttaagacaagcacattttttaataaaaaaaatatatgccgcaaaaccataaatagagatctacgtggcaagaacgaaaataatgagttccgctcggatcattgaaggcatgccagtgtattgttatacaaaactatcatggcacggcttgtaaataatgaaacacgaggcagctcatccatgtcaatatcggcaattcatacgataagtttgtttttttcgctagtttattcagtttatgctttcctttcatttttcgttttcttaatgttgatttatcccttttctgttgttgttcctttctcttttcttgttcttcgatgcgttcaaccaacttctttctcgtttgtgatgttgattttattctctttcttaattggtttatcaagctcgcaatcaattccacattttttttaacctattgctcttagtattcttttatctgttataatacagaaaagtaaaattagttgaaggtctattttttttttgtcgaaatcaaagtttaccttggcatctgttatttttcctttgtttgtttagtttcttcttctccaacttatctaacttccgtttaagttgagttttcattttatcagagtcctgcttttcccctgaaattggatggcatatgctggcttgccttccttaaacaaaaagattatagcacatacataccttactagcctttgtccgtcccagggacatcccatctacgtcctggctggccgatcgggacgtcctattctgacggcagatgtacgtcaccaggatgtcctaatgtccggttttagggacgtccactggaggacgtcctacggacgtaattaattggaagtcctggtaacgtccttatttgggagtactacggacgtccttagttggacgtctgcaggatggcaaatccgtacgttcagtgaacgtacgtattggaacatccgcggaatgtccggatcgcggcagccaaaggacgcaagaaaatttgtttaaattaaaataaaaccataaatttttggtaattgatttacatttatttttacaaaatacagacaattaaacaaaaatttagcaggtaggtaacatcaaaagcctaaaaggtcccgcttcttcttcactgtcgGTGTAAATGAACTTGCCAGTTCTATCACTAGTTTTCGAACTGGCTTTTTTGGAACCAAGCTGTGTAATGGCTACATCGAAATCGCTGTCGACCGAGGTAATTGATGTTTGCGAAGGTGTTCTCACCTGgacggaaagaataaaaaatgggaaattgtgATCGGCGTAGAAACTCGAACAGGAAGATGATTTGAAATACCGGTCTCTTCCATCTACTGTTTGTTTCAGTATCAGAGGCAGCCGATTCGGCACTGATGGAAGATAGCGAGCGGAATCAACGACTTTCGCCCCCATTCATGTACGTGCGTTTGTATGGGTTATCTTCCTTTAAATGATTGGGACGACCaacgattccatttttatcctgcaaccaaataaattcaacgcaCACAGATTGAGAACTGTTTCCTTGTCATCGATAATTACGGAAAAGCCAAACCTTTTTCCATTGCGGGGATGTTCGACTGTACGCCTGCTATGAGTTGAATGATTTGTTCAAAGCCTTCTTTTTGGATCGTTTCCCCACGTAAATATACAAGGTCATAGACATTGGAGCCATGATTGGCGTCAGTTCTGCTGGGGTGATAGTTTTTTGTAGATCAGACAGAGACAAAATCGCTGTTGCTTGTGGAAGGTTTGTTCTCGCAATCGAAAATACGATCGTGATAATTTCTCTCTTCGGCTGACCatgtaacacaaatttcgaacctacagcgaagaacagtttttactgacaactctgcatttaacgagataaaaataataaagttaatgaGAAGTATGTTCATACCCTCTCTAGGTCTTGTCGTAgctgtacaaacaatttcatacgttccatatcttgctgttgttgctgacttaatctttccgtttcagtGGTGTTGGGCGGTAGCAATGGTCTGTCTCGgttggactggaaattttagaaaagaaaattgattgcttgTAGTAGAGACACATGAATTTGGGAGCACACACCTTTCGTTTAAGAAcccaaaagttgaaaatttgatcaacgaCATCGAGATCAAGATCTAGCGTCCGCGCCGTTTCATTAATGctggcatgcttataaaagtccgattcgatgagttgtagccttttcacacacaagtaactctaaataattaaacgcaaaacgtaaaaatgtttatgtatcCTATACTTTTGGGCACGGATTAAGTGCCTTTCTTCgacggtcatttcttttttcagctttctaaCGGATTGGGTGTTCTCCTCCCCCTCGCCTTCAACATGAGATCCCGTGATCCATATCCAATATTgatatcatggaaatcaataataagGAATAGTGTTACGTGCTCCTGGACATTTTCTTGGGCACTGCTCAGCGATGGTACCGATTTCGGTTTGCTacctaagacgataataaattaatgtagttactagttgaaaatgcatctaagtgaaatgataattaaagaatggctctcagatactatctagcaggaagattagaacgaaaagcctttaaaccataaaatAATCAAGACCCCGGTCACGTCTGACGCGACTGGGGGATTAAAGCACACAACACAAATAACACTCAATACTGACGACGGTCAGGTTAGTACTTAAATTCTAATATTCTGGTCATTTGGATGGGTGGTGCACAGTTATAGTGGTTAGGATCCGgcagccagtcacgtcggctgccCGGATATGAAAAGAACACGAAAGAAAGCTAGGAAGGGCAGGGGTAGTGAGGTACTTACATGGAAACCATGGTTCCGAAGGGCTAAAGGTGCGGTGGCGCAGTGTCGAGGTATGAGGGCGGCGTCGGTATGGATCGTCGGCTCGACGGAACGTTGGTAAGgaggaaatagaaaacacgTCGGTAATAGCGCTGCGTCACAGTTTATTGCACTTTGACAATACGGGGTTACACAATACTCGGaacaaggcaaaagaaaactgaggAACTATTTCTATGACTACTGCACTTGGGCAACTAAGTGAAGACTGACTCTTGAGCATAACTCCGGCGTGGGTTTTATACCGTGCGGTGGCTTGATGACGCCAACTCTCCGTGGGAACGCTAAGTTGCGTGGGGTCGTCGAACAGAACCAGCGTGTTACGCGAGAAGCGAGGTCAGCTGATTTATGCCCTGTCGATGACCCCCCATTATGCGTCAAAAGGGTGATTTAAGACGAAACAAGAGACAAAAATAGTCAGTGGGGGAAGGTAGAGGGGGTAGCAGCAACAAAGGGCTATAACTCAGATCATCTAATTATTTATTGAACTTAACGTTTGTCGGGGTTCTTACATTATTGAGCTTAAAGTTTATTGAGAGTCCTTACATGACTCCCCTCGGAAGATTGCGCCTCGCAATCGGATCTATTTGGTAGTCATCTGGCGCCTAGGGTCGGTTCCAGGATTCGCCATCACTCGTCGGTGTGGATGTTCGCGGTCCCGGGTCCTCCATGTCGCTCCATAGATCGGTTCTTAAATCCTCCCAACTGGCGGTTTCCCAGCCGTTGCCGTGCTTCCTTTGGGAGGGGAGCAGGTATTGTCGCTCGACATAACGTGCTGCTGCGAAATCCTCTTCGTCAGAGTCCAGCGAATAATGGCTGCTGATGACGCTAACATTATGTTTCTCGCCCCGTATCCTAGCAATACTGTCGTTTAACGCCGCAAAGTTCAGacctctttcttcttcgtcactGGTTGGCGTCAGACTGTACGGCGATTCCTGGCGATTGACGGCTGCACCTTCGGCTAAATGTAGAATGACGGTCGATGTGCCTGAAGAGAAAGAGTTTTCCGCCCAAAATACATCTTCCGGGGGTAGTGAGGCCTCGTCTGTAGTGTCGGTATCGTACATGGCCTCGTCGTCATGGGGATAGTCCGCACAGTAGAGAATttcctcttcgtcttcgtAGTGAGTCGTGGCGTGCTGTGTGTCGTTGTCGTTGGAAGGATAATCGGCGCAGTAAGGAATgtcttcgtcgtcttcgtcaGTGACCCACCAGGAGGCGTGACCGTCCCTGCTATGGCTTCTTGGGTCCGAGGTTATGGCCGACGGTATTGGGGTCCTAAGGTAGGTAGAGTTAGGTAGGGTTACAGTACGTTGACGGGGGGTTGGAGATATGGCATCGTGGAGGTATTAAATCATTCTACGGTATTAAGTCAAGTTTACGATCAACTAGTGCTATTGCCTTAAGGGCCTACGATGCTAACATGATATTGACATTGACATGACATTGGCTAGTTTTAGGGGCTGGACAGGAGGGCGGCTGCTTCTCTCCGTTGTGCAAGGCGAAGGGGTGTGCGGATGGTTGTGCGAAGTATTGTTGATTTGATGTGGGTCTTGGTGCGCCATTCAATCCCGTCGACGATGTGGGCGGCAGGTTGACGATAGTCACCGGGGCGCTCGGTGGTGGTGCAGAAGCAGCTGGGAGTCCCATCTCGATGTCTCGATGAATGGATTGTGGTGGTGTTAACCAGCTGCAGGGATTGAAGTGCCTACAACATGGAATGTAGAGTCCTAGAAGCGAACCCAATCCACAAAACCGGAAGGCTAAGGCAATTGCCATTCCTACTCCTGATAGAATCCCGAAGCTCCGGAGCCAGGATCCGAGTCTTGCCATGAAGGAGATGTCCCCTGCTTGGCTTGGGTGGATGAGTATGGTGTCTGTGTGTCGTTCTCCCGACATTTCGGTGACGTATCCGAGCTGGATGTATGCCAAGATGTCGGCCATGATTTTGGAGGTGCTCAGTGGGTGCGATGTTATGGTGGGGTGTAACTGCATTATCATGCCTAGGGAGTTGTCAATTTCTAGTGGTGTCGCGTCGATTAGGCGTCGGCCGTGCATGGCCAAGCTGGGGTTCACGGGCGTCCAAGTGTTATTCCTGAAAGCGTGAGCCTTGCCGTTAAAGTTGACGAAGTTCGCGTGCCAGTAGCACTCGGAATACTTCGTGAGCTCCCATCCTTCTATGCTGATCGTACTGTTCCCCGCCTTAGGTTGGGCGCCGCAAGGCGTGAAGACAGTTTCGAAGGTGACGTTTTGCGGAAAGCACTGTAGCACCGACACGGAGGTTCCTATTGTTACCAGTTTGGTGCAGAGTGGAAGATCCAGATGTGTGGCCGCTAGCCAGCTGTCGTATTGGGCTGTTGTCGTGGCGGCATGATAGGCTGCCCTGCGGCTTTCGCATTGTAGACTACGTATCTCACGAGCTAGATGATTGGAGATTTCCATTGCGAAATCTCTGATGTATTGGGTGTGGCTTGCATACTCGATCTCTGCCTGCGCTAATGACGGTACCGCCTCGCTCGACTGGTTGGCTATTATTTCGGTCCTTTCTTCCATCTCGGGGCTTTCTCGTACTGCGATGACGACTTTGTCCATGCCCAGGACGGGGTGAAGCGCAAACAAGGTCTGGTTGTCGCAGGCGGAGCGATTCTCCATTGAGTATATGAAGTCTAGTTGTTTTGATGGGTCACGTACGCGGAAAATGGTGTCATTATCCGTTGTGTATTTAACGCCGAGTCCGTGTCCTATCATCTTCAGTTCGCATGGTTTCGCTTCTTTCCAGGTGTCTTCCCATACGAGGGTTACCAAGTTGTGTTGGAGGGAACCGCTTGCTGCCCCAGGGGCATCTCCGAGCGGGGAGCTGATGGTGCAGTTTGGGCACTCCGATTGTAGGGTTACTTCTTCGAGGCGGCAATTGGTCATTTTTTCCGTAGTGGTCTGTAACCAACTCGTCTCTACGAACGGGTAGCCCTCAAGAGCAAAAGCGTTTGGACCGACGATGTCCATGGCTTTTCCTCGGCACTGTCGCGAATCCCTCATCCGTCGGCATGTCGCTGCGTCCACTTCGATGGGTTTGCGGCTGTGGGACACTTGGTTCCACTGCAGGAAGTCTTTGTACACCGTTGTGGTCACTTCCCACATGCTGCATGTGTGTCCAGCGAACCGTTTGACTTCTGGGAGTGAGGAGTAGATGGCGTACGCCACCGGCGTTGGTGGTGTGGGTGCTGCTTCGTACGCGCACTCGTCCTCTTCCATTTTGAGGAACCCCAAATTCACCGCGTTGTCGCAGTTGCATACGGTTACGTTAAAAGCAGCCGCGAGGGTGGGGGATGAAAGGGCGAGTAAGGTCATCATAAAAAATCTAAGGGGAACAAGACATgacagggtttttttttgagaacaATAATAACGTAAAATACCTATtctacacacaaaaaatgacaaTAAAACAAAGGCACTATTGGCTTTCTGCGCAAAACTGTTTGCTACGTCTTACTACTCTAATGCTAAAGTAAAGTTTGTTATTCAAAGAGGGGCGGGGGTCTAAGGACATTTCGGGGTCGGAGACCAGGGTGACGTTCGGGTAAGGGTGGTATGGCGGGTATGAGTGGGGTAGGAGGGTCAGGGTTTGTTGATGGTGGTATTATCTCGTGGACTGGGATTTCTTCTCCAGTTATTTCTATTGGCTGAGACCATCCGTGGAAGTCTATGAGGTCCGTTTCGTCGAGGTTAAGGTGTTCTTCCAGGGTAACTGGGGCTGGGAGTTCCAATTCGCCGGGGAGGCTAGTAGTCCAAGTCTGTCGGCGGGGATCTGTGTGTTCGACGGTCGGCTCTTCTTTCCAGATCATGGACTCGTACAGCGGCTTTATTCGGTTTACGTGGACTCGCTGTGTTTGTTTACCTGGGCACTCTTGGACTTCCACGGTCTGGTTGCTGTGCACCTTGATTATCCGGTATGGTCCCGCAAATCGTGGAATAAGTTTCTTGCTGGTACCGGCCATCGGGGTCCTAACGTCGATGAGGACCTTGTCTCCTACTTTGAAGTCGTATTCCTTAGCACGTTTATCGTACTGGGCTCGCTGCTGTTCCCTGGCTTGGGCTAGATTGTCTTTGACTAAGAGGAAGGCTTCGTGCAGACGTTGCATGATTTGGCTTTTGTAATCCGAAGGTGTgattatatttgttgttggcGCCCGTAGAAATTGGTCGATGGGCATCGTAGGGTCGCGACCGTGGTTTAGAAAGTACGGTGTTTCTAAGGTAGAGGAGTGTACCGAATTCCTGTAGGCGAATCCTACTGGTCCTAGCATCTCCTCCCATTTCGGGAACCCTTGGTCCATGTATTTTCGTAGCATTTCCACGACCGTTTTGTTAAA from Daphnia carinata strain CSIRO-1 unplaced genomic scaffold, CSIRO_AGI_Dcar_HiC_V3 NW_026453031.1___fragment_2___debris, whole genome shotgun sequence includes the following:
- the LOC130694583 gene encoding protein Jade-1-like, whose translation is MTVEERHLIRAQKLQLIESDFYKHASINETARTLDLDLDVVDQIFNFWVLKRKSNRDRPLLPPNTTETERLSQQQQQDMERMKLFVQLRQDLERVRNLCYMVSRREKLSRSYFRLREQTFHKQQRFCLCLIYKKLSPQQN